The Nitrososphaerales archaeon nucleotide sequence TATGCCCATACCATATATTCGTTGTAAAGGATGAAGTAAAAGGTATAGTGGCACCGATAGATCAGGATAAATGTACCCAGTGTGGAATCTGTGAGCTCTACTGTCCAGATTTT carries:
- a CDS encoding 4Fe-4S binding protein; translated protein: MDCRSIRLKVFVDEKLCKGCRICINVCPYHIFVVKDEVKGIVAPIDQDKCTQCGICELYCPDFAIAVIPKKKDE